A stretch of Ligilactobacillus faecis DNA encodes these proteins:
- a CDS encoding LemA family protein — MVWIAIIVIVILLIAIYISLYNGLQKAKIYTEESWSQIDVQLKRRNDLIPNLVETTKGYAKHEKETLAEVIKLRNQLVSIPEGDHQAKMEVSNQLTDTLRSIFALSENYPDLKANQEFTKLMEELTNTENKIAYSRQLFNSSAAAYNQRLVTFPSNLIAKIHHFTKVEYLSVPEEQKEAPKVSFD, encoded by the coding sequence ATGGTATGGATCGCTATTATAGTGATCGTTATTTTATTGATCGCTATTTATATCTCACTTTATAACGGACTACAAAAAGCAAAAATTTATACTGAAGAATCTTGGAGTCAGATCGATGTCCAATTAAAAAGACGAAATGACCTGATCCCTAATTTAGTTGAAACAACAAAAGGTTATGCAAAGCATGAAAAAGAAACTTTAGCTGAAGTGATCAAGTTGAGAAATCAATTGGTCTCGATACCTGAAGGCGATCATCAAGCTAAAATGGAAGTTTCTAATCAATTGACAGATACTTTGCGCTCGATCTTTGCTTTATCAGAAAATTATCCTGATCTAAAAGCCAACCAAGAGTTTACAAAATTGATGGAAGAATTGACAAACACAGAAAATAAGATTGCTTATTCACGGCAATTGTTCAATTCTTCAGCGGCAGCATATAACCAACGCTTGGTGACTTTCCCATCAAACTTGATCGCAAAGATCCATCACTTTACTAAAGTTGAATATCTATCTGTGCCAGAAGAACAAAAAGAAGCACCAAAAGTATCATTTGATTAG
- the htpX gene encoding zinc metalloprotease HtpX, with protein MLYQQIASNKRKTVVVVFGFLMLVALIGAAIGYAFAGSATMGVIFALVLGFVYMFVMLGQSTDVVMNMNNAREITDPSQAPELWHIVEDMALVGKVPMPRVFIIDDPSPNAFATGSDPQHSAVAATTGLLARLNREEIEGVMAHEVSHIRNYDIRLQTTALALAAVVSMLANFGMNSMFWGGARRRNDREEGNGILDIIMLVLALLAVILGPIAASMAQMALSRNREYLADASAVELTRNPLGLINALEKISTSAPMQAADPSSASMYIADPFKGKTWAHLFDTHPPIKERIKRLEKM; from the coding sequence ATGTTATATCAACAGATCGCTTCAAATAAACGCAAGACAGTTGTGGTCGTTTTTGGCTTTTTGATGTTAGTAGCACTTATCGGCGCAGCGATCGGTTATGCTTTTGCTGGGAGTGCAACGATGGGGGTCATTTTTGCGCTTGTCTTAGGCTTTGTTTATATGTTTGTTATGCTCGGACAGTCGACTGATGTTGTAATGAATATGAATAATGCTCGTGAGATCACAGATCCAAGTCAAGCACCTGAACTCTGGCATATCGTCGAAGATATGGCTTTAGTCGGTAAAGTTCCGATGCCCCGAGTCTTTATCATTGATGATCCAAGTCCAAATGCTTTTGCGACGGGAAGTGATCCACAACATTCAGCAGTTGCAGCGACGACTGGACTTTTAGCGCGTCTGAACCGCGAAGAGATCGAAGGAGTCATGGCTCATGAAGTTTCACATATCAGAAATTACGATATTCGTCTGCAAACAACAGCTCTAGCTTTAGCTGCTGTCGTTTCGATGTTAGCCAACTTTGGGATGAACTCGATGTTTTGGGGTGGGGCTAGACGGCGAAATGACCGTGAAGAAGGTAATGGGATCTTAGATATCATCATGCTTGTCTTAGCTTTGTTAGCTGTTATTTTAGGACCGATCGCAGCTTCGATGGCGCAAATGGCACTTTCGCGTAACCGAGAGTATTTAGCCGATGCTTCTGCTGTGGAGCTGACACGTAATCCACTTGGATTGATCAATGCTTTGGAAAAGATCTCGACTAGTGCTCCGATGCAAGCGGCAGATCCAAGTAGTGCTTCGATGTATATCGCAGACCCTTTTAAAGGAAAGACATGGGCGCATCTCTTTGACACGCATCCTCCGATCAAAGAGCGGATCAAGCGTTTAGAGAAAATGTAA
- a CDS encoding UDP-N-acetylmuramoyl-tripeptide--D-alanyl-D-alanine ligase, with the protein MKMQLSEIARALKIEPHKEWEEITITSVSFDSRALRPGALFIPLLGEQDGHRYVDAAIENGALAVLWQTDHKEADLAVPALEVADTLSALQELSRYYLQKINPKVVAVTGSNGKTTTKDMIAAVLSTQFNVQKTFANFNNEIGVPMTILSMEPNTEVLVVEMGMDRFGQLEQLSRLAEPDVAVITMIGEAHIEFFGTRAKIADAKLEIVSGLKEDGALIYNGDEPLLVERTTDLIQETFTFGSEPGDDLQAINIVSDATKSSFRVTLWPEVNFTIPLIGAYNVKNALAALSVGHYFMLDVNEMAHALEHFEMTKNRTEWLKAYNGAQILSDVYNSNPTAAKEVLQAFATVKTTGKRIVVLGDMLELGADAAKMHASLATEIDPNMIDTVYLCGPLMGNLATALADKFSLDKVRSYRPEEKDALAADLLKELGPDDVVLLKASHGIHLEEVLAKIAKNA; encoded by the coding sequence ATGAAAATGCAATTATCTGAGATCGCCCGTGCCTTAAAGATAGAGCCACACAAAGAATGGGAAGAGATCACGATCACGAGTGTGAGTTTTGATAGTCGTGCTTTACGCCCAGGTGCTTTATTTATCCCTCTTTTAGGTGAGCAAGATGGCCATCGTTATGTCGATGCGGCGATCGAAAATGGCGCGCTGGCTGTCTTATGGCAAACAGATCACAAAGAAGCTGATCTGGCTGTGCCAGCTTTGGAAGTCGCAGATACTTTGAGTGCTTTGCAAGAATTGAGTCGTTACTATTTACAAAAGATCAATCCCAAAGTCGTAGCTGTTACTGGGAGCAACGGCAAGACTACAACAAAAGATATGATCGCTGCTGTTTTGAGTACTCAATTCAATGTCCAAAAAACATTTGCCAATTTTAACAACGAGATCGGTGTCCCAATGACGATCCTTTCGATGGAACCAAATACAGAAGTACTCGTCGTTGAAATGGGAATGGATCGTTTTGGGCAACTCGAACAATTGAGTCGTTTAGCTGAGCCAGATGTTGCTGTGATCACGATGATCGGTGAAGCTCATATCGAATTTTTTGGGACTCGCGCTAAGATCGCTGATGCGAAACTAGAGATCGTAAGTGGGCTCAAAGAAGATGGCGCCTTGATCTATAATGGAGATGAGCCGCTTTTAGTTGAACGAACGACAGATCTGATCCAAGAGACGTTTACATTTGGAAGTGAACCAGGTGATGATCTTCAAGCAATAAATATCGTTAGTGATGCGACAAAATCAAGTTTTCGCGTCACGCTTTGGCCTGAAGTCAATTTTACGATCCCACTTATTGGGGCGTATAACGTAAAAAATGCACTTGCAGCCTTGAGTGTCGGGCATTATTTTATGTTAGATGTCAACGAGATGGCACACGCGTTAGAGCATTTCGAAATGACTAAAAATCGGACTGAGTGGCTCAAAGCTTACAATGGAGCGCAGATCTTAAGTGACGTGTATAACTCCAACCCAACTGCGGCTAAAGAAGTTTTACAAGCTTTTGCAACTGTAAAAACGACAGGAAAGCGGATCGTTGTATTAGGTGATATGTTAGAACTGGGCGCAGATGCAGCAAAAATGCACGCATCTTTAGCCACAGAAATTGATCCGAATATGATCGATACGGTCTATTTGTGTGGCCCTTTGATGGGAAATTTGGCAACAGCACTAGCAGATAAGTTTTCCTTGGATAAAGTTCGGAGCTATCGTCCAGAAGAAAAAGACGCTTTAGCGGCCGATCTTTTAAAAGAACTTGGACCAGATGATGTTGTTTTACTTAAAGCAAGCCATGGGATCCATTTAGAAGAAGTTTTAGCTAAGATTGCTAAGAACGCTTAA
- a CDS encoding DEAD/DEAH box helicase, with translation MKFDELGLTKDLLTAIKRSGFEEATPIQEATIPLVLAHKDVIGQAQTGTGKTAAFGLPLLQHVDPKERAIQAIVISPTRELAIQTQEELYRLGKDKRAKVQVVYGGADIRRQIKLLKNPPQILVGTPGRLLDHIERKTVDLSHVKMLVLDEADEMLDMGFLDDIEKIVAQIPNERQTLLFSATMPKEILRIGEKFMTEPEIVKIKAKELTTDLVDQYFVKARDYEKFDIMTRILDVQTPELTIVFGRTKRRVDELSKGLEARGYNAAGIHGDLSQQRRMNILKRFKEGKLDILVATDVAARGLDISGVTHVYNYDIPQDPESYVHRIGRTGRAGRHGVSVTFVTPNEMDYLRVIERLTKKRMEPLRPPTEQEAFVGQISSALDEIKELVAKTETEKYATQAKELLAQYDDVDLVAALLNNMTKDDASQVPVKITPERPLPRRKKYSKGNGKYKRNGGRRNVKNNYREYGKQKNYRDGKKKRRVETRERVSKNDRGFTIRTKD, from the coding sequence TTGAAATTTGATGAACTTGGTCTGACTAAAGACCTGTTAACTGCGATCAAACGCAGTGGCTTTGAAGAAGCAACACCGATCCAAGAAGCCACGATCCCACTTGTGCTCGCACATAAAGATGTGATCGGCCAAGCCCAAACAGGGACTGGGAAAACTGCTGCTTTTGGTTTACCATTGCTACAGCATGTTGATCCAAAAGAACGTGCGATCCAAGCGATCGTGATCTCACCAACACGTGAATTGGCGATCCAAACACAAGAAGAGTTATATCGTCTCGGAAAAGATAAACGAGCTAAAGTTCAAGTCGTTTATGGGGGCGCTGACATCAGACGCCAGATCAAACTCTTGAAAAACCCGCCTCAGATCTTAGTAGGAACTCCAGGGCGTTTACTTGATCACATCGAACGTAAGACCGTTGATCTTAGTCATGTCAAGATGCTTGTGTTAGATGAAGCAGATGAGATGCTTGACATGGGCTTTTTAGACGATATTGAGAAGATCGTTGCTCAGATCCCAAATGAGCGTCAAACACTCCTTTTCTCTGCTACGATGCCAAAAGAGATCTTACGTATCGGTGAAAAGTTCATGACCGAACCTGAGATCGTAAAGATCAAAGCCAAAGAATTGACAACTGATCTAGTTGATCAATATTTTGTTAAAGCGCGTGATTATGAAAAATTTGATATTATGACGCGGATCTTGGACGTTCAAACTCCTGAATTAACGATCGTTTTTGGACGGACAAAGCGCCGGGTCGATGAATTATCAAAAGGACTTGAAGCTCGAGGTTATAATGCTGCTGGGATCCATGGTGATCTTTCACAGCAGCGACGGATGAATATTTTGAAACGCTTCAAAGAAGGAAAGTTGGATATTTTAGTTGCGACTGATGTGGCAGCCCGTGGTTTAGATATCTCAGGGGTCACACATGTGTATAACTATGATATCCCTCAAGATCCAGAGAGCTATGTCCATCGGATCGGACGGACTGGTCGTGCCGGACGGCATGGGGTCTCAGTCACCTTTGTCACTCCAAATGAAATGGATTATTTGCGTGTGATCGAACGTTTGACGAAGAAACGAATGGAACCTTTACGACCACCAACAGAACAAGAAGCTTTTGTTGGTCAGATCTCGTCAGCTTTAGATGAGATCAAAGAATTAGTCGCTAAAACTGAAACTGAAAAGTATGCGACTCAAGCTAAGGAACTTTTAGCTCAATATGATGATGTGGATCTTGTAGCAGCTTTGTTGAATAATATGACAAAAGATGATGCTTCACAAGTTCCTGTCAAGATCACGCCAGAACGCCCGTTACCACGGCGAAAGAAATATTCAAAAGGTAATGGTAAGTACAAGCGTAACGGTGGACGGAGAAACGTTAAAAATAATTACCGTGAATATGGAAAACAAAAAAATTATCGTGATGGTAAAAAGAAACGTCGCGTTGAAACACGAGAACGTGTCTCCAAAAATGATCGTGGTTTTACGATCAGAACGAAAGATTAG
- a CDS encoding ISL3 family transposase — protein MSHNDCILKLLNIKDPNLKVIDVIDNLNNGTEKLVLIKAVLSYPISRCRNCGFATVNKNGFAKAHVRLPSLNGIRYEMILHKQRYQCKNCRTTFGATSELTKPNQTLSRKLKNQIMLLAREGLNGELIARICHCSASSVRRTIVERIKPQYRVPVLPKNLCFDEFRSIKNTTSFICCDAQTHKLVVKLPDRLSSTIINYFENRYSKFERDQVESVVIDLNAQYQRFIRRLFPNAKIIIDRFHIVQLAGRALDSCRIALTRSLNKHSREYKILKSQWRLFHKKSDEIDPKNVVYLRGINEYMTQQNAIDLIINKFSEFKIVYQTYQDITLALKNKDITTLNEVLDSYERTNTEMDTTIRTFRKNRSYLINSVTSKYSNGPLEGINRKIKLLKRSCYGFANQQFFFLRIDCIFA, from the coding sequence ATGTCCCATAACGATTGTATACTAAAACTTCTAAATATTAAAGACCCTAATCTCAAAGTTATTGATGTTATCGATAATTTAAATAATGGCACAGAGAAATTAGTTTTGATCAAAGCTGTACTATCTTATCCTATCAGCCGTTGTCGAAATTGTGGCTTTGCCACTGTTAATAAAAATGGTTTCGCTAAAGCTCACGTACGTTTACCAAGTTTAAACGGTATACGTTATGAAATGATCCTTCATAAACAACGCTATCAATGTAAAAATTGTCGCACAACTTTCGGTGCGACCTCTGAATTGACTAAGCCTAATCAAACTCTTTCTCGTAAACTAAAAAATCAGATCATGTTATTAGCTAGGGAAGGTTTGAACGGTGAACTTATCGCTCGCATCTGTCATTGCTCTGCTAGTAGTGTTCGAAGAACTATTGTCGAACGGATCAAACCTCAATATCGAGTACCTGTTTTGCCCAAGAATCTTTGTTTTGATGAATTTCGTTCGATTAAAAATACAACTTCTTTTATCTGTTGTGATGCACAAACTCATAAGTTAGTTGTTAAACTCCCAGATAGACTATCTTCTACCATTATCAATTATTTTGAAAATCGTTACTCAAAGTTTGAACGTGATCAAGTGGAATCAGTCGTCATTGATTTAAACGCTCAATACCAGCGCTTCATTCGCCGACTTTTCCCGAATGCCAAGATTATTATTGATCGGTTTCATATAGTTCAGCTAGCCGGACGTGCTTTAGACAGTTGTCGAATCGCTCTCACTAGATCACTCAATAAGCATAGTCGAGAATACAAGATTCTCAAATCACAGTGGCGTTTATTCCATAAGAAATCTGATGAGATCGACCCTAAAAATGTTGTCTATCTTAGGGGAATCAATGAATATATGACTCAACAGAATGCGATCGACTTGATCATCAATAAATTTTCTGAATTCAAAATAGTTTATCAGACTTACCAAGATATTACCTTAGCTTTGAAGAATAAAGACATTACTACTTTGAATGAGGTTCTCGATAGTTATGAGCGCACCAATACAGAGATGGATACGACTATTCGTACTTTCCGTAAAAATCGCAGCTATCTAATAAATAGCGTAACTTCAAAATATTCCAATGGTCCTTTGGAGGGTATCAATCGAAAGATCAAACTCTTAAAACGAAGTTGTTACGGTTTTGCTAATCAACAATTTTTCTTTTTACGAATTGATTGTATATTTGCGTAA
- a CDS encoding cytochrome ubiquinol oxidase subunit I gives MDIVDLARFQFAMTTVYHFFFVPFSIGTAFVVAILETIYVRTNNEAYKKLAKFWGNIFLLSFAVGVVTGLIQEFQFGMNWSDYSRFMGDIFGAPLALEALLSFFIESTFIGLWVFTWDRAKKGLHLFFIWMTCFGTLTSALWILSANSFMQHPVGYAIKGGRAEMVDFFALLKNPQLWFEYGHVILAALTMGGIILAGLTAFQLLKKDISKGAKDLYKRSMRLGLWMSLIFSLGTVLLGDLQMKYLIYEQPMKFAATEAVYKTTGDQAPWTVVGIADTKNHTVKYNIDIPVMLSVLSYNKTTGAVKGMDEINKEMKEKYGTEIDGTKMDYIPPVNTLFWSFRVMAGFGAWIILVSLVSLWMLRKKKETLYEKRWMLWVLALTTFTPFIANTAGWFITEFGRYPWTVYGLFTIQQSISSNVSATSLLISNIVYFVLFTTLAIVMIRLVVRQLQKDPTELQESQFAQKFLDPFDKGAF, from the coding sequence ATGGATATTGTAGATCTAGCGCGTTTTCAATTTGCGATGACGACGGTTTATCACTTTTTCTTTGTGCCGTTTTCGATCGGGACAGCGTTTGTCGTTGCGATCTTAGAAACGATCTATGTTCGGACTAATAATGAAGCGTATAAGAAGCTAGCCAAGTTTTGGGGCAATATATTCCTGTTGAGTTTTGCGGTCGGAGTCGTGACTGGGTTGATCCAAGAATTCCAATTTGGGATGAACTGGTCGGATTATTCGCGGTTTATGGGGGATATTTTCGGGGCTCCGTTAGCTTTAGAAGCGTTGTTGTCATTCTTTATCGAATCGACTTTTATCGGTCTATGGGTCTTTACTTGGGATCGAGCTAAAAAAGGTTTGCACTTATTTTTCATTTGGATGACTTGTTTTGGAACTTTGACTTCGGCACTATGGATCCTTTCGGCGAATTCATTTATGCAACATCCAGTCGGGTATGCGATCAAGGGTGGTCGGGCCGAAATGGTAGATTTCTTTGCTTTGTTGAAGAATCCACAACTTTGGTTTGAGTATGGACATGTGATCTTGGCTGCTTTGACGATGGGAGGCATCATTTTAGCTGGCTTGACTGCATTCCAACTTTTGAAAAAAGATATCTCTAAAGGAGCTAAAGATCTCTATAAGCGTTCGATGCGTTTAGGACTTTGGATGTCACTCATTTTTTCATTAGGTACAGTCTTACTTGGTGATCTTCAGATGAAGTATTTGATCTATGAACAACCGATGAAATTTGCAGCGACAGAGGCGGTTTATAAAACGACTGGTGATCAAGCACCATGGACAGTTGTCGGGATCGCCGATACGAAAAATCATACGGTCAAATATAATATCGATATTCCTGTGATGTTGAGTGTGCTTTCGTATAATAAAACAACTGGGGCAGTCAAAGGGATGGATGAGATCAATAAAGAAATGAAAGAAAAGTATGGTACTGAGATCGATGGGACAAAGATGGATTATATCCCACCAGTCAATACGCTTTTCTGGAGTTTCAGAGTGATGGCTGGTTTTGGAGCTTGGATCATCTTAGTTTCATTGGTCAGTCTTTGGATGCTACGCAAGAAAAAAGAAACACTGTATGAGAAACGCTGGATGTTATGGGTCTTGGCCTTAACGACATTTACACCATTTATTGCGAATACGGCAGGGTGGTTCATTACTGAGTTTGGCCGCTATCCATGGACAGTTTACGGACTCTTTACGATCCAACAAAGTATCTCATCAAATGTTTCAGCTACGTCTTTATTGATCTCTAATATCGTTTACTTTGTACTGTTTACAACGCTAGCGATCGTAATGATCCGTTTAGTTGTACGTCAGTTACAAAAAGATCCAACGGAACTCCAAGAGTCGCAGTTTGCACAAAAGTTCCTTGATCCGTTTGATAAGGGGGCGTTTTAA
- the cydB gene encoding cytochrome d ubiquinol oxidase subunit II, with product MSFLQILWFVLIGVLFAGFFFLDGFDFGVGMATRSLAHNEEERTQIIETIGPVWDGNEVWLITAGGAMFASFPYWYATLFSGYYLILLVILVGLIIRGVSFEFRAADDPKKQHLWSTTLALGSLLVPFFLGVMFVSMIQGMPIDAQGNMHASFFDYFNWLSLVGGVALVLLTYLHGLNYIALKTVGAIRERARNYAEFLYWILYAGLVVFALLLFFNTDFFAVHPLGTSVTVLAIVFFAILGHVATFKGNEMLAFISSGLTMVALVAMIFIGMFPRVMISSISSKFDLLIQNSSSTSYTLTVMTIATVCLLPFILAYTIWAYWIFRKRIALPVIQTAEVK from the coding sequence ATGAGTTTTCTACAGATCTTATGGTTTGTATTGATCGGTGTTTTATTTGCAGGTTTCTTCTTTTTAGATGGTTTTGATTTTGGAGTTGGCATGGCGACTCGCTCGTTAGCGCATAATGAAGAAGAACGGACACAGATCATCGAGACGATCGGCCCGGTTTGGGATGGAAATGAAGTTTGGTTGATCACAGCCGGGGGCGCGATGTTTGCTTCTTTTCCATACTGGTATGCTACTCTTTTTAGTGGGTACTATTTGATCTTACTTGTGATCTTGGTTGGATTGATCATTCGTGGGGTCTCGTTTGAATTTCGGGCTGCCGATGATCCTAAAAAGCAACATCTTTGGAGCACGACTTTAGCCCTTGGAAGTTTACTCGTTCCTTTTTTCTTGGGCGTGATGTTTGTTTCAATGATCCAAGGCATGCCGATCGATGCTCAAGGGAACATGCATGCTAGTTTCTTTGATTATTTCAACTGGCTCTCGCTTGTTGGTGGAGTAGCCTTAGTTCTATTGACATACTTACATGGACTCAATTATATTGCGTTAAAAACGGTTGGTGCGATCCGCGAACGAGCACGTAATTATGCCGAATTTCTATATTGGATCTTATATGCTGGACTTGTTGTGTTCGCGTTGTTATTGTTCTTTAACACAGATTTCTTTGCAGTTCATCCACTTGGGACGAGTGTAACTGTTTTAGCGATCGTATTTTTTGCTATTTTAGGACATGTGGCAACTTTTAAAGGCAATGAGATGCTAGCTTTTATTTCTAGTGGCTTAACGATGGTCGCCTTAGTTGCGATGATCTTTATCGGGATGTTTCCACGAGTAATGATCTCAAGTATCAGTTCTAAATTTGATCTCTTGATCCAAAATAGCTCTTCGACTTCATATACATTGACCGTTATGACGATCGCAACAGTTTGTTTACTTCCATTTATTTTGGCCTATACGATCTGGGCATACTGGATCTTTAGAAAACGGATCGCTTTGCCAGTGATCCAAACCGCGGAGGTCAAATAA
- the cydD gene encoding thiol reductant ABC exporter subunit CydD, whose amino-acid sequence MVDKLLFKLAGIKQIMVKLAGITFLQALLIIGQALCLSLALTQLWLGHSLKSQLSLILGFSLCFILRQITIYLDSKLLDDYARKTAQKMRQKLLKKIFVLGPDLVQEQGTGNLITLTLDGIFQVESYLKLVLSKLTQMALIPLLILVVAFYMDLTSGLIMLLVYPLIVLFMIILGYAAKAKADRQFVTFQRLSNHFIDSLRGIDTLKYFGLSKRYSKSVYRSSETFRKTTMQTLKVAMLSTFALDFFTTLSIAVLAVFLGLRLIDQQISLFYALSILILAPEYFLPIRNFANDYHATLNGKNAFHAITKIIAEKTRTPFDIKLVPWQRTSTFEVNRVSFAYAEQTALEELSFTVTGTKKVGIIGMSGSGKSTLINLLSGFTSPSAGHFEVQGHEVSNLDIDTWKDQVLYIPQTPYVFSDTLRNNLAFYTPEVSDEALYKAIKIVGLERLVKELPAGLETKIGSGKRALSGGQAQRIALARALLDPKRKVMLFDEPTAHLDIETELELKEKMLPLMQDRLVFFATHRLHWMKEMDLILVMDEGKLVEQGTYTELLNKKGYFCKLLAEMRGESKHVQ is encoded by the coding sequence ATGGTCGATAAACTGCTGTTTAAGTTAGCAGGGATAAAACAGATCATGGTAAAGCTTGCAGGGATCACTTTTCTGCAAGCTTTACTTATCATTGGTCAAGCTTTATGTTTGAGTTTGGCGCTAACTCAACTTTGGCTGGGACATTCTTTGAAAAGCCAGTTGAGTTTGATCTTAGGTTTTAGCCTGTGTTTTATTTTGCGTCAAATCACGATCTATCTTGATAGTAAGCTCTTAGATGATTATGCACGTAAAACTGCGCAAAAAATGCGTCAAAAATTATTAAAGAAAATTTTTGTACTTGGACCTGATCTTGTTCAAGAACAAGGAACAGGAAATTTGATCACTTTGACGCTTGATGGGATCTTCCAAGTTGAAAGTTATTTAAAGTTAGTTTTAAGTAAGCTGACGCAAATGGCACTGATCCCACTTTTGATCTTAGTGGTCGCCTTTTATATGGACCTAACTTCAGGTCTCATTATGTTGTTAGTTTATCCTTTGATCGTTTTATTCATGATCATCTTAGGATATGCGGCTAAAGCAAAAGCTGATCGCCAATTTGTGACATTTCAGCGTTTGTCGAACCATTTTATCGATTCATTGCGGGGGATCGATACTTTGAAATATTTTGGCTTGAGTAAACGGTATTCGAAAAGTGTTTATCGCTCAAGTGAGACTTTTCGCAAGACAACGATGCAGACTTTAAAAGTTGCAATGCTGTCGACTTTTGCGCTTGATTTTTTCACGACGCTCTCGATCGCAGTGTTAGCTGTCTTTTTGGGTTTGCGCTTGATCGATCAACAGATCAGTCTCTTCTACGCTTTGTCGATCTTGATCTTAGCTCCAGAATATTTTTTACCGATCAGAAATTTTGCAAATGATTACCATGCAACTTTGAATGGTAAAAATGCTTTTCATGCGATCACTAAGATCATTGCTGAAAAAACAAGGACCCCATTTGATATCAAACTTGTTCCTTGGCAAAGGACTTCGACTTTTGAAGTTAACAGAGTAAGTTTTGCGTATGCAGAACAGACAGCTTTAGAGGAGCTATCTTTTACAGTAACAGGTACTAAAAAAGTCGGGATCATTGGGATGAGTGGCTCAGGCAAATCGACTTTGATCAATCTCTTGAGTGGTTTTACGAGTCCAAGTGCAGGTCATTTTGAAGTCCAAGGACATGAAGTTTCAAATTTAGATATAGACACTTGGAAAGATCAAGTGCTCTACATTCCGCAAACACCATATGTTTTTTCAGATACGCTCCGGAATAATCTTGCTTTTTATACTCCAGAAGTTTCTGATGAAGCTCTTTATAAGGCGATCAAGATCGTCGGCTTAGAACGCTTAGTTAAAGAGTTACCAGCTGGCTTGGAGACAAAGATCGGTAGTGGGAAACGGGCCTTATCTGGAGGGCAAGCGCAGCGGATCGCTTTAGCACGTGCTTTGCTAGATCCAAAGCGCAAAGTGATGCTTTTTGATGAACCGACGGCACATCTAGATATCGAGACTGAATTGGAGTTAAAAGAAAAGATGTTACCACTGATGCAAGATCGTTTAGTATTTTTTGCAACGCATCGTTTGCATTGGATGAAAGAGATGGATCTGATCTTAGTTATGGATGAAGGAAAATTGGTCGAACAAGGAACATATACTGAACTGTTGAATAAAAAAGGATACTTTTGTAAGCTACTAGCAGAAATGCGAGGTGAGTCAAAGCATGTTCAATAA